One genomic window of Mustela erminea isolate mMusErm1 chromosome 13, mMusErm1.Pri, whole genome shotgun sequence includes the following:
- the TNFRSF11A gene encoding tumor necrosis factor receptor superfamily member 11A isoform X5 encodes MSSKCTTTSESVCLPCGPDEYLDTWNEEDKCLLHKVCDTGKALVAVEPGNRTAPRRCACTAGYHWSADCDCCRRNAECAPGFGAQLPVQLNKDTICKPCLVGYFSDTFSSTEKCKPWTNCSVLGETEAHHGTDKSDVVCSSSLPSAKPPREPLIYLPSLIILLLFISVALVAAVIFGVYYKKKGKALTANLWHWVNEACGRLSGNKQESSGNNFSSTPREASSQHEICDGVLLLTLEEKMFSEDLCCPDSGGLCASACAGGGPGAQGQEAGMLSLVSEIEGDPFRQIPMEDEYVDRPSQTPDSSSPFLTQPGSKSTPPFPEPLEVGENDSLSQCFTGTDCLADSESGHFAEPLGRTDWTPVASEKYLQKEVEGGHCPPWAASASSADGCANCGNPAGEARHPLLASASSGPWPQCAYGMGLPPEDAADGADQPADGADARLPGAARGGPGSGSAPGDPPPASGNVTGNSNSTFISSGQVMNFKGDIIVVYVSQNSQEGPAGPGSGAGEPVGHPVQEESSPRCDSFAGLGPRFPDPCAGLDARPSGGLQERGAPGPDKASRPVQEQGEAETGAAGARR; translated from the exons ATGTCTTCTAAATGCACTACTACCTCGGAAAGTGTATGCTTGCCCTGTGGCCCCGATGAATACTTAGACACCTGGAATGAGGAAGATAAGTGTCTGCTGCATAAGGTTTGTGACACAG GCAAGGCCCTGGTGGCGGTGGAGCCCGGCAACCGGACGGCCCCGCGGCGCTGCGCCTGCACCGCCGGCTACCACTGGAGCGCCGACTGCGACTGCTGCCGCCGCAACGCGGAGTGCGCCCCGGGCTTCGGCGCTCAGCTCCCGG TGCAGCTCAACAAGGACACGATTTGCAAGCCCTGCCTGGTAGGCTACTTCTCCGACACCTTTTCGTCCACCGAGAAATGCAAACCCTGGACCAA CTGTAGCGTTCTTGGAGAGACAGAAGCACATCACGGGACTGATAAGTCAGATGTGGTCTGTAGTTCTTCTCTGCCATCTGCAAAGCCACCAAGAG AGCCCCTGATTTACTTGCCCAGTTTAATTATTCTGCTTCTCTTCATCTCCGTGGCTTTGGTTGCTGCTGTCATCTTTGGTGTTTACtataagaaaaaagggaaagcacTAACAG CTAATCTGTGGCACTGGGTCAATGAGGCTTGCGGCCGCCTAAGTGGAAATAAG CAGGAGTCCTCAGGCAACAATTTCAGCAGCACTCCTAGGGAGGCCTCTAGTCAGCATGAAATTTGTGATGGTGTCTTACTGCTGACTCTGGAAGAGAAGATGTTCTCTGAAGATCTGTGCTGTCCCGACAGTGGCGGTCTCTGTGCATCGGCGTGTGCAGGCGGCGGGCCTGGTGCACaaggccaggaggctgggatgCTCTCCCTGGTCAGCGAGATAGAGGGGGACCCCTTCCGGCAGATTCCCATGGAAGACGAGTATGTGGACAGGCCCTCCCAGACCCCAGACTCTTCTTCGCCGTTCCTCACCCAGCCTGGGAGCAAGTCCACCCCGCCTTTCCCCGAGcccctggaggtgggggagaatgACAGTTTAAGCCAGTGCTTCACTGGGACAGACTGCCTGGCCGATTCTGAGAGCGGCCACTTCGCAGAGCCCCTGGGCAGGACTGACTGGACTCCCGTGGCCTCTGAAAAGTACTTGCAAAAAGAAGTGGAGGGCGGCCACTGCCCGCCCTGGGCAGCCAGCGCCAGCTCGGCCGATGGCTGTGCAAACTGCGGAAACCCGGCCGGGGAGGCCCGGCACCCCCTCCTGGCTTCGGCGAGCAGCGGCCCCTGGCCCCAGTGCGCCTACGGCATGGGCCTCCCGCCCGAGGACGCCGCGGACGGGGCGGACCAGCCCGCCGACGGGGCGGACGCCCGGCTTCCCGGAGCCGCGAGGGGAGGCCCCGGGTCCGGAAGCGCCCCCGGTGACCCGCCGCCTGCCTCTG GAAATGTGACTGGAAACAGTAACTCCACGTTTATTTCCAGCGGGCAGGTGATGAACTTCAAGGGCGACATCATCGTGGTCTACGTCAGCCAGAACTCCCAGGAGGGCCCGGCGGGGCCGGGCAGCGGCGCGGGGGAGCCGGTGGGCCACCCGGTGCAGGAGGAGAGCTCGCCGCGCTGCGACTCGTTCGCCGGCCTCGGTCCGCGCTTTCCCGACCCGTGTGCGGGCCTGGACGCGCGCCCGAGCGGGGGGCTGCAGGAGCGCGGCGCCCCGGGGCCCGACAAGGCCTCGCGGCCggtgcaggagcagggggaggccgAGACCGGCGCGGCAGGGGCGCGGCGCTGA